One window from the genome of Candidatus Chlorohelix allophototropha encodes:
- a CDS encoding nuclease-related domain-containing protein, translating into MQAKGTSSAYRQLILRDLGLAGGLGIVALLFIFLAFSISIWILALGLPPLAGAFWFGNRARVTLQKWRSQERLATLLHQVLGENYIYFLNLLLSENRSIGMIDGVLLGPYGALVLEVAPFSGQYICEGDTWYKYMGEQGADIKEQPILNRKRLKDSPTWKVIRAAREVKSWLSVRNLPQVPVQPVVVLDRGKLFSSKHPNCPIVEHADLENYLKEHLFHKGSSSEASVVSEGMLEQIAQRLKNA; encoded by the coding sequence TTGCAAGCTAAAGGCACTTCTTCAGCTTATCGTCAGTTGATTCTTCGAGACCTCGGTTTGGCAGGGGGACTTGGTATAGTTGCCTTGCTATTTATATTTCTGGCATTTTCGATTTCCATTTGGATACTGGCGCTAGGCTTGCCCCCTTTAGCAGGGGCATTCTGGTTTGGCAATCGGGCGCGTGTCACGCTCCAGAAATGGCGCAGCCAAGAGCGACTGGCAACACTATTGCACCAAGTTCTGGGTGAGAATTATATATATTTCCTCAATCTGCTGTTATCTGAGAACCGTTCAATTGGAATGATTGATGGGGTGTTATTAGGTCCTTATGGCGCGCTGGTACTAGAAGTAGCCCCTTTTTCTGGTCAATATATTTGCGAGGGAGACACTTGGTACAAGTACATGGGAGAACAAGGCGCAGACATCAAAGAACAGCCTATTCTTAACCGCAAACGTCTCAAGGATAGTCCCACTTGGAAGGTAATACGTGCCGCCCGTGAGGTAAAATCGTGGTTGTCGGTGCGGAACTTACCGCAGGTTCCGGTTCAACCAGTGGTAGTGCTGGATAGGGGCAAATTATTTTCTTCTAAACACCCCAATTGCCCTATTGTCGAACATGCTGATTTGGAGAATTATCTCAAAGAGCATTTATTCCACAAAGGGTCATCTTCCGAGGCATCTGTCGTTAGCGAAGGAATGTTGGAGCAAATTGCCCAACGCTTAAAAAACGCTTGA